One stretch of Arachis hypogaea cultivar Tifrunner chromosome 20, arahy.Tifrunner.gnm2.J5K5, whole genome shotgun sequence DNA includes these proteins:
- the LOC112782391 gene encoding probable calcium-binding protein CML16, producing MASEYDDQLSCLREIFSRFDMDNDGSLTILELAALLRSLGINPMGNQIHLLWTNMDVNGNGYVEFDELASAILPDLKNEDEDYLLRDHHALLLTVFNSFDHDSDGYISALELATEMAKIGQPLTYGELREMITAAGDDGDGAICFNEFASVMIRSKSGLLGLALLLSGDE from the coding sequence ATGGCATCAGAATACGATGATCAACTCAGTTGTTTACGTGAAATCTTTTCAAGATTCGACATGGACAACGACGGTAGCTTAACGATTCTAGAACTCGCCGCGCTCTTGCGTTCTCTAGGGATCAATCCCATGGGGAACCAGATCCATTTGTTGTGGACGAACATGGACGTTAACGGCAATGGCTACGTGGAATTTGATGAGTTAGCTTCAGCAATCTTGCCAGATCTGAAGAACGAGGACGAAGATTATTTGTTAAGAGATCATCATGCATTGCTCCTAACTGTCTTCAATTCATTCGATCACGACAGCGATGGATACATATCGGCGCTGGAGCTGGCGACGGAGATGGCAAAGATAGGGCAGCCGCTCACGTATGGGGAGCTCAGGGAGATGATCACGGCGGCCGGAGACGACGGAGACGGTGCCATTTGTTTCAATGAATTTGCTTCTGTTATGATTAGGTCAAAATCTGGATTGTTGggtcttgcattgttgttgtccGGAGATGAGTAA